The Anopheles moucheti chromosome 3, idAnoMoucSN_F20_07, whole genome shotgun sequence genome contains the following window.
GTGGTTGTGTAAATGTCCATCTTTCTGTTTGTTATTGTTCAAGATTAATCGTTGGCATCCACTGCAGTGAcgatttattgcattttgtttatttaatttacttgTTTACAACAAAACGTTTTTTCGAGCTTCACATCAAATAACGAATGTCCAAGATATTAGAGAGAGATTATGaaaagaagagagaaagaggttCTTAAACAATAGCAAACGAATAAACAATGCCCCGTACTAGTTCCATAGTTTAATGCTAAATCGTAGGTTATGATTGTGATTCGCCGTTCTTGACATTGCATAGACTCGATTATTGAAGCCGTTTAGAGAGCAGGCAAGGTAGAAATCCAGAGTATCAAACGATTTATCTCCATTGCAGATGTGTTACTGGTGACAAATAAGTGTTaagataataatttatttcttaaacGCATTTGGATATGCGGCGACACTTGCATACTTCCTGTTTAATGCATACTTcaaatggaagggaaaaagaTTGTTAGCCCTGTTAAGTAGATAAGGTCCTATGTTGTAGAATAAACAAAAGCAAGAGCAAGAAATCGGTCCATTGATAGTCCCACTTCTGCACCACACTACACTGTTTTAGCCATGTGCACGTTCGTACCCTCCGTCTGGTATTCCACCGAGGGCGACAATATTTCTCCTTACTCCGTTGAAAGTTCCATGCCCGTACGTTTTAGCTGTAGGAAATATGAAACACTTCTAGAATTCCTTCCATTAAGGTAGATAGTTACAAAAAGACAAAAAGAGGAAAACAGAAGAAACCTCTCATTGGCGGCGCGACACACAAGTCGTATTGAAAGCGATTTTAACAAACGGAATTGAATGTCGTAGTGACGAAACCGATAACCGAAAGCCTTTATAATGCAGTTTGCTTCTGTCTACACCATCACCATGCAATATCCGTACACCGCGGTGACGAAACCCTATCGTCAGTAGTACGTCACCAAATCCTTCCCATGTTagttgtttcatttgtttttgtttttctctagCATTTATTATAGTCTTTTCTCGGTGTAGGAGAAAACGTATCTATATATAAGCTTCACTGCTGAGAGTACATTCTGGTTGACTTTCCTCAACAGAGACGCAAGCACGCTGTCACCATGTCATGTAGATTTGTATTTTACGATTACGTTCGGTTCTTCTGTCAAAATTAATCCAAAATGTGTTGCTCTACCCGGGCCCTACTTCTTGTTGTGCTTTGTAAATATTTCTGGCATACAATAACACATGAAACATGAAGATGtaaattttgtacattttacTTTTAGGTTgtcctgttttctttttcttatctAACTTATTTCTCTTCATGCTAAGtttatgttattgttttggAATCTTTTTTCATGGTTTTCTTCTTacattattaatttatgtCAAATTTGTCCTTGGTGTATAgttatgtttcttttccttgctCCGGGATAATGCGTTCGTTTTGGCACTGGTGTTTGAATCAAGATACCCCTTTATACCAACAGCACACAACCATACCATACACACCTACATTcacaaaatattaaacgaaCTGCTCTAGCTTTCACACAGTTTGCACGATGTATCAAACTTTACAGAAAACAAAGAGCAAACAATAGGAAGAATAAATAGTGGAAACATGCCGGCAAAAGAGGCATATGGCGTGATGGTGTAGACATGAAACAAACCATAAACTGATATTAGCGCCAGATCGTGAAATTGTCGAACAACAAAGCCAAGCATTGAGGACTGctagcaaataaaaacaaaatcgtttTAAAACACCGCAACAAAACCGGTTCTTCCGGTTTtccggaaaaacaaaattcgttcgaatttaattaaaaaataagcaTTGATAAAACCCTAATCGAGCCAATTTGAAAAAATACGATGAGGAAAGCctttaaaaagaaaacgcgACAGTATGGAATAATCTTAATGCTATATCCTGTAATTGGATACCCCTGTCCGTAAAGTAATAATACAGACTAAAGTATAGTAAATGTGCACTAGACGTTGCGAGTGAACATGAAAGTAACCAATCAGTAATCAAAATATGCCATTTGCATGGGAGAGTGTGGGAGAGACCGCAACAAACAACTAGCATATATTGCATGTAATGTGTTGTTGAAAAGTTGTGTAAGAACAGCAGTGTCGAAGGTTgacaaaatgttgcaacgtATAATACGGCTAAGAATGCTGCAAATAGTGGATCGATACAGACACACCCACACAATACTTGATATTACTCTTCGAAaggttaaaattaataaagtaCAGCAACTTTACCTAACTATTTTGTGaataaaagttaaataaagtgCATCGTGATCGTGATTTATTTTTGGGGTTTTACAGTGGATGCGTCCACAGTTAAGCTTTACATGCAtgcattgaattttaaatgacTTAATGTAATGCAAACAACATTGCTCCGAAAAGAGTAAGTGCCCAATTATTCGTGAAATATTACGAGCCCTTAAATATTATTCTGATCATCTCTTTCTACTCATTCAAATCACACCGTTGAATTTCATTCTCCATTGTATTGTATAAATTTTTCGTCATTGCAAATGAACCAACTTTAATACGAATTAGCTTTGAAGTAATTATCATCATTTTAATTCCAGCTACCGGATTTATTTACTAGCTCCATGGTGGAGTATACGGTCCTGGAAGTATTCCCCTTCATCGTTGTGATCTGTTCCATAACCATGCGTTATTTCCAATTCACAGAACACAACATACGTGATGAACGTGACATAAAGCACTGTCAAACTTAGAGCAAGGCTTTTCCGTGCCTGAAAACGTGTGAACAGCACCGACAGTAAAAGTGTTAATGAAATGGTGAAAAGATACACAGCACAGGTGGGCCCTGATGTACCATCGCGAACGCGAATCGTGGCAGAGCCCGTTCGTATCATTTGAATGCAAAATACGGTGCACAGTCCGACTAAAATGTCTACAAAAGAAGCATAGTGTTAGTGGTCGTGTAGTACAAAACAATTGGACAAGGCATACTTACTGaaaacgggtgcaccaatgcAGGCAGCGAAGGCTAGTCGGGGATAACCACGCATGGCGAGCGTCCTTAATGTGACCAAATCGATCCAGCAGCTGCCCCAGGAAAGTATGGTTATGACAAACGAAGCTGAGGAGATGTTTGCAATGATGGATAATGTTTCCAAGATGGCAATCAGCTCGTAAGATAGCAGCATGATCAAGTAGGATGTTCCAAAAATGGTTAGCAGCCCAATGCAGTTGAAAAAGGATGGCTTCCGATCGTCATTAGAAATGCCGCAGACGAAGACACTCATGCAGGAAGTGGTTACGATGCTTcccaaaaaaatacatccaaGATGAGTACTGGAGAGCATATCAACTGCGAGAAGAATTATAAGAACATGAATAAGAAAACTATTTCGTAACTTACCAAGAGCAGTCCAGATGAGGAATAACGGAAACAGGTTTAGATTAATCACAAACAGAGTCTTGTTCCATCCATGTAAGGGCAGGGCATAGTTCACCTTTGGTAAGAGCAGAACCGCAACAACCTCAACAGGAATGCTACAGATGAGATATAACTTCCCGTACCAACTGGCATTACGAAAATGTTCGGTTGGGAATGTCCTCACCGTTCGCCAGATACCGTCCAGCCAACTGACACTTGGAACGCCCTCCACATTCGACATAGTTTCTGTGAGTTTTATGTCCACAAGTTTCCCACCGACGTCTCGTATCGCTATCTGACTACGTGATCGATTACCCTCACGA
Protein-coding sequences here:
- the LOC128303109 gene encoding mitochondrial sodium/calcium exchanger protein-like, which encodes MYPVEPFQNLTPRYEAHQNIFVSLRAQPCSNVHSVLDDERCLFVRETEECRESMHYIDYMHFMYCIVDSSNLVLFTSTIIALLLFVVCLGTVIHQLCVNRYVDSVLYVAKAWRLNEYIAGVTLLTYGNGMAQVLSELKHHKSGDTELIYNQYLGTAVYQVSFLAALVIWLGPFAIYPEVIVPNIVSLLIVSVLVEVFMYDEQVGIFQTIVLGVLYVAFLGALYTVALMMDREGNRSRSQIAIRDVGGKLVDIKLTETMSNVEGVPSVSWLDGIWRTVRTFPTEHFRNASWYGKLYLICSIPVEVVAVLLLPKVNYALPLHGWNKTLFVINLNLFPLFLIWTALVDMLSSTHLGCIFLGSIVTTSCMSVFVCGISNDDRKPSFFNCIGLLTIFGTSYLIMLLSYELIAILETLSIIANISSASFVITILSWGSCWIDLVTLRTLAMRGYPRLAFAACIGAPVFNILVGLCTVFCIQMIRTGSATIRVRDGTSGPTCAVYLFTISLTLLLSVLFTRFQARKSLALSLTVLYVTFITYVVFCELEITHGYGTDHNDEGEYFQDRILHHGASK